From the Megalops cyprinoides isolate fMegCyp1 chromosome 21, fMegCyp1.pri, whole genome shotgun sequence genome, one window contains:
- the zbtb22a gene encoding zinc finger and BTB domain-containing protein 22, which produces MDQDCSSGSSAPGGSVVQVCFPSVRAAVLDSLNRQREEGRLCDLSIQVQGQVFRAHRCVLAASSPYFHDQVLLKNVTTVSLPSVMDPLAFESVLSSAYTGQLSIVRDDIVNYVTVASFLQMWHIVDKCTEILKRPRAAAGGGPGGGGPQNAPSRQQSPSSTDCLYAERERERGERPRGGEVTERDASERDARERGQGSPISLEKRGHGQDQGCLPPLASWRRPQQLSRWGRSRPLVQPPQPPLSGPPQSSADSQLDPSLGAESDYSSCEEIWLSGSGKASPRGHEGGGGNPCRPGLEHPGRAGAHSSSGHTGEAGRQRLRPSRPKGPPQTCPTNDFQKFGGREPQGKRKRERGTEADEGMGETVREDGMDRTEKAGHSGEYPTSMYQGDDLEAVDEGDDLEGVQKEERDPESNADIGPPHGAVMEAVVPGPSCPGPLLPGRMQWQASPWLQPGGRPLEGEEEDDDDEEEEVDFGRFADESGVSFGGQTYDEIEDGTGQVSQRPLVPASPNDDGEYLLGPPELSWPPPNIATQGPGGAIAPSTSRHLSPSSAPFPPSSSPPIPSSSSLSLAGAPYTGKVHFCHCGKAYTLKSMRDRHVKMQHLNLRPFACPVCAKTFKMKHHLTKHLKTHGSLRPYECGLCGKKVIWRDSFLRHQARCERLAAAGMPPGYDSGVGAGASSNDAEDGYGYGFEEGEGFLSEAGQVKVEEADFQGEAESAMGGLLGGVSAEGLEVGTQARTMGGQGLKEEADRYS; this is translated from the exons ATGGATCAGGACTGTAGCAGTGGGTCTAGCGCCCCCGGTGGCTCGGTGGTGCAAGTGTGCTTCCCCAGCGTGAGAGCGGCCGTCTTGGACAGTCTGAACCGGCAGCGGGAGGAGGGCCGGCTCTGTGATCTCTCCATCCAGGTGCAGGGGCAGGTGTTCAGGGCGCACCGCTGCGTGTTGGCCGCCTCTTCGCCCTACTTCCACGAccag GTGCTGCTGAAGAACGTCACCACGGTCTCGCTGCCGTCGGTCATGGACCCGCTGGCCTTCGAGAGCGTGCTTAGCTCTGCCTACACCGGCCAGCTCAGCATCGTGCGCGATGACATCGTCAACTACGTGACGGTGGCCAGCTTCCTGCAGATGTGGCACATCGTGGACAAGTGCACCGAGATCCTGAAGCGCCCACGGGCCGCGGCGGGGGGCGGACCGGGTGGCGGGGGGCCCCAGAACGCGCCGTCCCGGCAGCAGTCCCCCAGCAGCACCGACTGCCTGTACgcggagagggagcgggagaggggggagaggccGAGGGGCGGGGAGGTCACGGAGAGGGACGCGTCTGAGAGGGATgccagggagagggggcagggcagCCCCATCTCCCTGGAGAAGAGGGGCCATGGGCAGGATCAGGGCTGCCTGCCCCCCCTGGCCTCCTGGCGGAGGCCGCAGCAGCTGTCCCGCTGGGGGCGTTCCCGGCCCCTGGTCCAGCCGCCCCAGCCCCCCCTGTCCGGGCCCCCCCAGTCTTCCGCGGACTCCCAGCTGGACCCCAGCCTGGGTGCAGAGAGCGATTACTCCAGCTGTGAGGAGATCTGGCTGTCCGGCAGCGGGAAGGCCAGCCCCCGCGGGCacgagggtgggggggggaacCCCTGCAGGCCCGGCCTGGAGCACCCCGGCAGGGCGGGGGCCCACAGCTCCTCTGGACACACAGGCGAGGCTGGGAGACAGAGGCTGAGACCAAGCAGACCGAAGGGGCCCCCCCAGACCTGCCCCACCAACGACTTCCAGAAATtcgggggcagg gagccgcaggggaagaggaagagagagagggggacagaagCGGATGAAGGAATGGGAGAAACGGTGAGGGAAGACGGGATGGACCGAACAGAGAAGGCAGggcattccg GAGAGTACCCCACCAGCATGTACCAGGGAGATGACCTTGAGGCGGTGGATGAAGGTGACGACCTAGAGGGTGtacagaaggaggagagagacccAGAGAGCAATGCTGACATTGGGCCCCCTCATGGGGCAGTGATGGAGGCAGTGGTGCCTGGCCCTTCATGCCCAGGCCCGCTACTCCCTGGGCGGATGCAGTGGCAGGCGAGCCCCTGGCTTCAGCCAGGCGGCAGGCctctggagggggaggaggaagacgaTGACGAcgaagaggaggaagtggatTTTGGCCGATTTGCAGATGAGAGCGGGGTTTCCTTTGGCGGACAAACTTATGATGAAATCGAAGATGGCACCGGGCAAGTATCGCAGAGGCCTTTGGTGCCCGCGTCACCAAATGACGATGGCGAGTATCTCCTGGGACCTCCGGAATTAAGCTGGCCGCCTCCAAACATCGCCACCCAGGGGCCGGGAGGTGCAATTGCGCCCAGCACCAGCCGGCACTTGTCTCCATCCTCGGCCCCGTTCccgccttcctcctctccccccatcccatcctcctcctccctctcgctcgcCGGCGCCCCCTACACGGGTAAGGTGCACTTCTGCCACTGTGGCAAGGCCTACACCCTGAAGAGCATGCGGGACCGCCATGTCAAGATGCAGCACCTCAACCTGCGGCCGTTCGCCTGCCCCGTCTGCGCCAAGACCTTCAAGATGAAGCACCACCTGACCAAGCACCTGAAGACGCACGGCAGCCTGAGGCCATACGAGTGCGGCCTCTGCGGGAAGAAGGTGATCTGGCGGGACAGCTTCCTGCGGCACCAGGCGCGCTGCGAGAGGCTGGCGGCTGCCGGCATGCCGCCCGGGTATGACTCTGGCGTGGGCGCTGGCGCCAGCAGCAACGACGCGGAGGATGGCTACGGCTACGGCTtcgaggagggggaggggtttctGTCCGAGGCCGGCCAGGTGAAGGTGGAGGAGGCGGACTTTCAGGGGGAGGCAGAGTCGGCGATGGGGGGGTTGCTCGGGGGGGTGTCTGCGGAGGGTCTTGAGGTCGGGACCCAGGCTAGGActatgggggggcaggggttgaAAGAGGAGGCGGATAGGTACAGCTGA